From a region of the Leptospira montravelensis genome:
- a CDS encoding YceI family protein has translation MKKLLICIAVLFFGINIFAAEVTKKKIEFYVEHTTKNVTGVCNEIQMDQPNIQISGKEYSLKSPFEIKIPLLKISSGDANRDSHIQEILGYPDTPNIIVKIESVQPGKEQTYIVKGKLTIHGNTKDFVSDAMLKEENSKSIQVEGFVLVKFSEYELENPSLLFMKAKDEIRVKYQFEIGLK, from the coding sequence ATGAAAAAGTTATTAATTTGTATTGCGGTATTATTCTTCGGAATCAATATTTTTGCAGCGGAAGTGACAAAAAAGAAAATTGAATTTTATGTAGAACATACTACAAAAAATGTAACGGGTGTTTGTAATGAAATTCAAATGGACCAACCTAACATCCAAATTTCGGGAAAAGAGTATAGTTTAAAATCTCCTTTTGAAATCAAAATCCCTCTATTGAAGATTTCATCTGGTGATGCAAATCGAGACTCCCATATTCAGGAAATTTTGGGATATCCTGATACGCCAAATATCATTGTAAAAATTGAATCAGTGCAACCAGGAAAGGAACAAACTTACATAGTGAAAGGTAAATTAACCATTCACGGTAATACTAAAGATTTTGTTTCAGATGCTATGTTAAAAGAGGAGAACTCCAAATCCATTCAGGTAGAAGGATTTGTTTTGGTTAAATTTTCCGAATATGAATTAGAAAATCCATCTTTACTTTTTATGAAGGCAAAAGATGAGATTCGTGTTAAATATCAGTTTGAGATTGGGTTGAAATGA
- a CDS encoding SanA/YdcF family protein, translating into MTNRATYINKTLQFLSRVKWKSLFLGFALILGILVFVALATNLRFWYIYQTSIHSDQPMEIPEAEVAIVPGAAVYGKTPSPILMDRLACGLNLYNSGRVKKILLSGDNGKSDYNELRPMLEYMLNHKVKPDDIFVDHAGFRTLDTLIRAKEVFLVKNAIFVSQSFFLPRAIYLGKELELELYGYECNLRTYKKETYYSFREFSARILAWWDIQWDTPPKYLGKPYPIQGSGISTWKGSIPISSPK; encoded by the coding sequence ATGACGAACCGTGCGACCTACATAAATAAGACGCTCCAATTCCTCTCAAGGGTCAAGTGGAAATCCCTATTTCTTGGGTTTGCTTTGATTTTGGGAATTCTGGTTTTTGTCGCATTGGCAACGAATTTGCGGTTTTGGTATATTTACCAAACCTCAATCCATTCGGACCAACCGATGGAAATTCCTGAAGCCGAAGTGGCCATTGTTCCTGGTGCCGCTGTTTATGGAAAAACTCCCTCACCCATCCTGATGGATAGACTTGCTTGCGGATTGAATTTATATAACTCAGGTCGAGTCAAAAAAATCTTACTTTCTGGCGACAACGGAAAATCAGATTACAACGAACTTCGACCTATGTTGGAGTATATGTTAAACCATAAAGTAAAACCTGATGATATTTTTGTGGACCATGCAGGTTTTCGAACTCTTGATACTTTGATACGTGCTAAAGAAGTTTTTCTCGTAAAGAATGCGATTTTTGTGAGCCAATCTTTCTTTTTACCCAGAGCCATTTATTTGGGTAAAGAGTTAGAATTAGAGTTATACGGTTATGAATGTAATTTAAGAACTTATAAAAAAGAAACTTATTATTCATTTCGCGAGTTTTCAGCAAGAATCCTTGCATGGTGGGACATCCAGTGGGACACTCCGCCAAAATATTTAGGTAAACCCTATCCTATCCAAGGAAGTGGCATTTCTACCTGGAAAGGATCCATACCCATTTCTTCACCTAAGTAA
- a CDS encoding GFA family protein gives MDLIYTGGCACGAIRYQINDKPMFMNDCQCRDCQRMSGTGHGSYLTFPSRKSVSLEGKTANFDMVGDSGNTKTSSFCPKCGSPVYMTFAAMPNLFTIHATSLDDPTLYQPQAVTYTKRGYVWDHLDLSLPKYETVPKS, from the coding sequence ATGGATCTAATTTATACTGGCGGCTGTGCTTGTGGCGCCATTCGATATCAAATAAACGACAAACCAATGTTTATGAACGATTGCCAATGCCGCGACTGCCAGCGTATGAGCGGAACAGGGCATGGATCCTATCTCACATTTCCATCTCGGAAATCTGTGAGTCTAGAAGGAAAAACAGCTAACTTTGATATGGTGGGTGATAGCGGCAATACTAAAACCAGTAGTTTTTGCCCGAAATGTGGTTCACCAGTTTACATGACTTTTGCTGCCATGCCCAATCTTTTTACTATCCACGCAACGAGTCTAGATGACCCAACCCTCTACCAACCACAAGCGGTCACATATACAAAACGAGGTTATGTTTGGGATCATTTAGATTTGTCTCTTCCAAAATATGAAACTGTGCCAAAGTCCTAA
- a CDS encoding ArsR/SmtB family transcription factor, translating to MPKEVESADHVFKAMADPNRRKVLDLLYANNGQTLSSLCEQLDMQRQSATQHIEILIKANLVTVVWKGREKLHFINPVPIYEVYARWVRKFEQNRLGFLHDLKTQIEGDNHGTT from the coding sequence ATGCCAAAGGAAGTTGAGAGTGCAGATCATGTTTTTAAGGCAATGGCAGACCCAAATCGCAGAAAGGTTTTGGATCTTTTATATGCCAACAATGGCCAAACACTTTCGTCACTCTGTGAACAACTTGACATGCAAAGGCAATCGGCAACCCAACACATAGAAATTCTTATCAAAGCAAACCTGGTAACAGTTGTTTGGAAGGGTCGAGAAAAACTTCACTTCATCAACCCAGTACCAATTTACGAAGTTTATGCACGTTGGGTTAGAAAATTTGAACAAAACCGCTTAGGTTTTTTACACGATTTAAAAACACAAATTGAAGGAGACAATCATGGAACAACATAA
- a CDS encoding TetR/AcrR family transcriptional regulator has protein sequence MDKKKKVTAPKPTEQPPALGRKRDSSLDTSILNATLEMLAEEGFDGMTMDKIAIKVGTGKAACYRRWPSKVKLVKDALIWMNRNQLELEKIPDTGSLRNDFLAILKPHSMEEANAKLRVLGGLGTFWLDEEIEKKGITEIFGPWTEVNRTLMQRAMDRGEISKKANIELVCKVLNSMATYRALIERKPPDKNLFIALIDQVVIPALKNPG, from the coding sequence ATGGATAAGAAAAAAAAAGTAACTGCTCCGAAGCCAACCGAACAACCTCCCGCCCTAGGAAGAAAACGAGATTCCTCACTGGATACCTCCATTTTAAATGCCACTCTTGAAATGCTTGCCGAAGAAGGGTTTGATGGAATGACTATGGACAAAATTGCCATTAAGGTTGGAACAGGAAAGGCAGCTTGTTATCGCCGTTGGCCTTCTAAAGTCAAACTCGTAAAAGATGCTTTGATTTGGATGAATCGTAATCAGTTAGAACTTGAAAAAATACCAGATACCGGATCTCTGCGAAATGATTTTCTAGCCATTCTCAAACCACATTCAATGGAGGAAGCAAATGCAAAATTACGCGTATTAGGTGGACTTGGTACATTTTGGTTAGATGAAGAAATTGAAAAAAAAGGAATTACCGAAATTTTTGGACCTTGGACAGAAGTGAACCGAACTCTGATGCAACGCGCAATGGACCGCGGAGAAATTTCTAAAAAAGCAAATATAGAACTTGTATGTAAAGTCTTAAACTCGATGGCAACCTACCGCGCCCTCATTGAACGAAAACCACCAGACAAAAACCTATTCATAGCGCTGATTGACCAAGTTGTGATCCCAGCATTAAAAAACCCAGGTTGA
- a CDS encoding DUF1801 domain-containing protein has translation MSKEIETYNQSQSPIDREICNLLYQEINLHLPKALKKIWHAHPVWFLDGNPIVGYSKLKTGIRLLFWSGQSFEEEGLTPEGSFKAADIRYTEVGQIKKKDLKRWLGQAKKIQWDYKNIVKRKGVLERLK, from the coding sequence ATGAGTAAAGAAATCGAAACCTACAATCAATCGCAATCCCCGATCGATAGGGAAATATGTAATCTTCTTTATCAGGAAATTAATCTACATCTACCGAAAGCTCTAAAAAAAATTTGGCATGCTCATCCTGTTTGGTTTTTGGATGGGAATCCCATTGTTGGTTATAGCAAATTAAAAACTGGTATTCGCCTTTTGTTTTGGAGTGGGCAAAGTTTTGAAGAAGAAGGACTCACACCTGAAGGTAGTTTTAAAGCAGCTGATATTCGTTATACAGAAGTTGGTCAAATTAAGAAAAAAGATCTAAAACGTTGGCTAGGTCAGGCCAAAAAAATCCAATGGGACTATAAAAATATTGTGAAACGAAAAGGTGTTTTAGAACGTTTGAAGTGA
- a CDS encoding YceI family protein has translation MKNFNSILVLIALCLSAELIAQENCTYEYDPSQTSLEWTAFKFTEKTGVKGKFDSIKVTGKQKDKSKFGAIKSIQFQIDTSSVNSGVPDRDGKIKKFFFGSVKGNGKFSGNFSDITSGESGTAKLNLRYGNSKTSIPVNFVWKEDLVELTGTVDATNLGLQTGLNKLNAECNDLHKGSDGVSKLWPTVDIKVVSTLKKVCK, from the coding sequence ATGAAAAATTTTAACTCCATTTTGGTACTAATCGCACTATGTTTGTCCGCCGAACTGATCGCACAAGAGAATTGTACGTATGAGTATGACCCATCCCAAACCTCCTTAGAATGGACAGCGTTCAAATTTACAGAAAAAACAGGTGTTAAAGGTAAATTTGATTCTATCAAAGTGACTGGTAAGCAAAAAGACAAATCAAAGTTTGGTGCTATCAAATCGATTCAGTTTCAAATTGATACCTCATCGGTTAACTCTGGCGTTCCTGACCGAGATGGAAAAATCAAAAAATTCTTTTTTGGATCAGTTAAGGGAAATGGAAAGTTTTCAGGTAATTTTTCTGATATTACTTCCGGAGAATCAGGTACTGCAAAATTGAATTTGCGTTATGGAAATTCTAAAACGTCGATACCTGTCAATTTTGTTTGGAAAGAAGACCTTGTCGAACTTACTGGTACTGTAGATGCTACTAATCTTGGTCTTCAAACTGGGCTGAATAAGTTGAACGCTGAATGTAACGATTTACACAAAGGATCGGACGGAGTAAGCAAACTTTGGCCAACAGTTGATATTAAGGTAGTTTCTACTTTAAAGAAAGTTTGTAAATAG
- the ligA gene encoding NAD-dependent DNA ligase LigA, whose product MPKKENPAKRVAELRKEIQKHNDLYYKKNTPKISDKEFDLLVKELQSLEKANPDLVVESSPTLQVGSDLSPQFSKFKHKVPVLSLENTYNETELSEWLEKTGLDEFYSLEWKIDGASILLYYENGKLTHCVTRGSGGIGDIVTENVKTIESIPQSLSEPLNLSVRGEIFMTFADFEEFNEEYGGKFANPRNLAAGSIKQKDPLEVAKRPLRIYVYDVYFSSSRKGINKHKDIITLLKKEKFPLAPDSTIIKGKNLIQEIESFKKKKDKMPFPVDGLVIKLDDLNLRESLGETSQSPRWARAFKFDALLKETTIEEIDFAIGRTGKITPRAKVTPISLAGTTVTYATLHNQVYIDQLGAGIGAKVLISKRGEIIPAVEKVTVPPKSVFVLPKECPACKTKLTKVDDSVDFFCTNRNCPERKLNQLIFFCSKKQMNIEGLGERQIQIFFEKGWVKDIPDLYTLNKYKDTILELDGFGEKSVKIIFDAIEKSKEKDFRFTLPSIGLNEVGPKVTEILIENGYDSWEKLLTLAKSKTANEELTSIHGIGPRTIDALLTHLKDKETLKLVSTLIKLGLKFQADETEKSDLQPFVGQSWCVTGSFENFQPRDVAMDLITKHGGKKVSGVSSKTTHLLYGPGAGSKLEKATELGVTLVSESDFLKFLKKEGITWP is encoded by the coding sequence TTGCCTAAGAAAGAAAATCCTGCCAAACGAGTTGCGGAACTTCGCAAAGAGATTCAAAAACACAATGATCTCTATTATAAAAAAAATACTCCTAAAATATCAGACAAAGAGTTTGATCTTTTAGTTAAAGAGTTACAATCTCTTGAAAAAGCTAACCCCGATTTGGTGGTTGAATCCTCGCCAACTTTACAAGTAGGATCTGACCTCTCTCCACAATTTAGCAAATTTAAACACAAAGTCCCTGTTTTATCTTTAGAAAACACCTACAACGAAACCGAACTTTCCGAATGGTTGGAGAAAACTGGCCTCGACGAATTTTATTCCCTTGAATGGAAAATTGACGGCGCCTCCATCTTGTTATATTATGAAAATGGAAAACTCACTCATTGTGTGACAAGGGGTTCCGGTGGAATCGGAGATATTGTTACCGAAAACGTCAAAACCATCGAATCCATTCCACAATCACTTTCTGAACCTTTAAACCTTTCGGTCCGCGGGGAAATTTTTATGACCTTCGCCGATTTTGAAGAATTCAATGAAGAATATGGCGGTAAGTTTGCCAACCCAAGGAACTTGGCTGCAGGTTCTATCAAACAAAAAGACCCACTTGAAGTCGCCAAACGCCCGTTAAGAATCTACGTATATGATGTATATTTTTCTTCCTCCAGAAAAGGAATTAACAAACATAAAGACATCATCACTTTATTAAAAAAAGAAAAGTTTCCATTGGCTCCTGATTCCACAATCATCAAAGGAAAAAATCTAATCCAAGAGATTGAATCATTCAAAAAGAAAAAAGACAAAATGCCATTTCCTGTGGATGGCCTTGTCATCAAACTAGATGACCTCAACTTACGTGAGAGTTTAGGGGAAACAAGCCAATCCCCGCGTTGGGCCCGGGCTTTCAAGTTCGATGCCTTACTTAAAGAAACCACGATTGAAGAAATCGATTTTGCCATTGGTAGAACAGGAAAAATCACACCTCGTGCTAAAGTCACACCCATCTCACTTGCAGGTACAACAGTCACTTACGCCACCTTACATAACCAAGTCTATATTGACCAACTGGGTGCTGGAATCGGTGCAAAAGTATTAATCTCCAAACGTGGCGAAATCATTCCTGCAGTGGAAAAAGTAACCGTCCCTCCAAAATCAGTTTTTGTATTACCGAAAGAATGTCCCGCATGTAAAACCAAACTAACAAAGGTAGACGATTCCGTTGATTTTTTCTGCACCAATCGCAATTGCCCAGAACGCAAACTAAACCAACTCATATTCTTTTGTTCCAAAAAACAAATGAATATCGAAGGACTCGGCGAAAGACAAATCCAAATTTTCTTTGAAAAAGGTTGGGTCAAAGACATTCCAGATTTATACACATTAAATAAATACAAAGACACAATACTTGAGTTAGATGGATTTGGTGAAAAGTCAGTAAAAATAATTTTTGATGCGATCGAAAAATCGAAAGAAAAAGATTTCAGATTCACTTTACCTTCGATTGGCTTAAACGAAGTTGGACCCAAAGTCACCGAAATTCTTATTGAAAACGGATATGATTCATGGGAGAAACTTCTCACTTTAGCAAAATCCAAAACTGCAAATGAAGAACTAACATCAATTCACGGCATTGGCCCACGCACGATCGATGCATTACTCACTCACTTAAAAGATAAAGAAACCTTAAAACTTGTAAGCACTCTCATCAAACTTGGCCTTAAATTCCAAGCCGACGAAACCGAAAAAAGCGACTTACAACCATTTGTTGGTCAAAGTTGGTGTGTGACAGGAAGTTTCGAAAACTTCCAACCTCGCGATGTAGCAATGGATCTCATCACAAAACACGGCGGCAAAAAAGTATCCGGTGTCTCTTCCAAAACCACTCACCTTCTCTACGGCCCTGGTGCAGGCTCCAAACTGGAAAAAGCAACCGAACTCGGCGTGACTTTGGTATCAGAATCGGATTTTTTAAAATTTTTGAAAAAAGAAGGGATCACCTGGCCATAA
- a CDS encoding SDR family oxidoreductase, whose product MEKKDKLIALVSGANQGIGYQVAKDLANSGMTVLLGSRDLKRGEKAAKEIGLGSIAVQLDVTDRKSITDAAEYIKTEFDRLDVLINNAGISNTRMQRLGLSMVEYMDSAKASMASIDEMRMVWDTNVFGVLAVYQAMLPLLKNSKDARIVNVSSTLGSLTLNADPNSGYSSFYNPVYAVSKTALNGITLSMMLELKDTPIKVNLVSPGFTKTAMTNFEGYESLEDGAREVVRVALLGPDGPTGTFTTWDNVHVPW is encoded by the coding sequence ATGGAAAAAAAGGATAAACTTATTGCACTTGTATCAGGGGCAAATCAAGGGATTGGTTACCAAGTAGCCAAAGATTTAGCAAATAGTGGAATGACTGTTCTTCTGGGCTCACGTGATTTAAAACGTGGGGAGAAAGCTGCTAAAGAAATTGGGTTAGGTAGCATTGCTGTCCAATTGGATGTAACAGATCGTAAATCAATCACAGATGCTGCGGAATATATAAAAACAGAATTTGACCGCCTTGATGTACTTATCAACAATGCGGGAATTTCAAATACAAGAATGCAAAGGTTAGGATTATCTATGGTTGAATATATGGATTCTGCAAAGGCAAGTATGGCTTCGATAGATGAGATGCGTATGGTTTGGGATACAAATGTGTTTGGTGTACTCGCCGTGTATCAAGCTATGTTACCACTTTTAAAAAATTCCAAAGATGCTCGTATAGTCAATGTATCAAGTACACTTGGGTCTCTCACATTAAACGCAGATCCTAACTCCGGTTATAGTTCTTTTTATAATCCAGTTTATGCTGTATCAAAAACAGCTTTAAATGGTATTACTCTTTCAATGATGTTAGAGTTAAAAGATACACCAATTAAAGTAAATTTAGTATCTCCTGGTTTTACAAAAACAGCTATGACTAATTTTGAAGGTTATGAGAGTTTAGAGGATGGTGCAAGGGAAGTTGTGAGAGTCGCCTTACTTGGCCCAGATGGACCAACAGGTACTTTTACAACATGGGACAATGTCCATGTTCCTTGGTAA
- a CDS encoding M23 family metallopeptidase, which produces MKKKIKEITSVFSQDNPKIKKQIDKVKEKGHQRMTILVIPHGYDSSFHFQISHFTILFFLALTVGLLSLAIFGIFRSSNTQTQINQLSKIYGTYFDTYIAHANQLEEMKEEYSKLNENMLELFTLIDGQDDELLKIPTEDWIETSAAESLQKEEKEDKQLDVGRKYLSEIYDFRQLKHRMDNYQRLVEANYQFLFQRSDILSRTPLFNPMYSYNLTSPFGMRKSPTTGYWEYHDGLDMANATGTPIYASAPGRVVRVTYSNVGYGHHVIIQHDFGFSTLYGHCSRIYVRSGQEVKAGEQIAEVGATGNVTGPHLHYEIFISEEGKTDPEQYMQAGVY; this is translated from the coding sequence ATGAAGAAAAAAATTAAAGAGATTACGTCTGTTTTTTCACAGGACAATCCGAAAATCAAGAAACAGATTGATAAGGTGAAAGAAAAAGGTCACCAACGGATGACCATTCTTGTCATTCCTCACGGATACGATAGTTCTTTCCACTTTCAAATTTCTCATTTTACCATTCTATTTTTTTTGGCTTTGACTGTCGGACTCCTGAGTCTTGCTATTTTCGGAATCTTTCGTTCCAGTAACACCCAAACTCAAATCAACCAACTCTCCAAAATTTACGGAACTTATTTCGATACATACATTGCCCATGCCAACCAATTGGAAGAGATGAAAGAAGAGTATTCTAAACTGAATGAAAACATGTTAGAACTTTTTACATTGATTGATGGACAAGATGACGAACTTTTAAAAATTCCCACTGAAGATTGGATCGAAACATCAGCAGCGGAATCTCTTCAAAAGGAAGAAAAAGAAGACAAACAATTAGATGTAGGTCGTAAATATTTAAGCGAAATTTATGATTTCAGGCAACTAAAACATCGGATGGATAATTACCAACGTTTGGTGGAAGCCAATTACCAATTTTTATTCCAACGTTCAGACATTTTATCCCGCACTCCGCTCTTTAACCCAATGTATTCTTATAATTTAACCTCTCCCTTTGGTATGAGAAAATCACCTACCACTGGTTATTGGGAATACCACGACGGTTTAGATATGGCAAATGCCACAGGTACTCCCATATATGCTTCTGCTCCTGGACGTGTAGTGCGAGTTACCTACTCCAATGTAGGATATGGACATCATGTCATCATCCAACATGACTTCGGCTTTAGTACGTTATATGGTCACTGTTCAAGAATCTATGTAAGATCAGGTCAAGAAGTGAAAGCTGGTGAACAAATTGCCGAAGTCGGTGCTACTGGAAATGTGACAGGTCCACATTTACATTATGAAATATTCATATCCGAAGAAGGAAAAACAGATCCAGAACAATATATGCAAGCAGGAGTTTACTGA
- a CDS encoding SRPBCC family protein has protein sequence MEQHNFVYVTFILSTPEKVWNAITDPDITCKYWSDPLSKNPAHVNISEWKVGSKWEHVYMDDDRTVDLVGKVLEVNPPHKLILTWSRPNEINDESKHSRVTFDIEAYSEGLVRLAVTHEELDAQMWKGISSGWPSVLSNLKTFLESGLPLAGHIPKS, from the coding sequence ATGGAACAACATAACTTTGTTTATGTGACATTTATTCTTAGTACACCCGAGAAGGTTTGGAATGCGATCACTGATCCAGATATTACTTGTAAATATTGGTCGGATCCTTTGTCAAAAAATCCTGCTCATGTCAACATATCCGAATGGAAAGTTGGTTCAAAATGGGAACATGTATACATGGATGACGATAGAACTGTTGACCTCGTTGGTAAAGTTTTGGAAGTCAATCCTCCACATAAGTTAATCCTGACTTGGTCAAGACCAAATGAAATCAACGATGAATCCAAACACTCTCGTGTTACATTTGATATTGAAGCTTATTCCGAAGGTCTTGTCCGTTTGGCTGTGACTCACGAAGAATTGGATGCACAAATGTGGAAAGGGATTTCTTCCGGATGGCCTAGTGTACTCTCTAATCTAAAAACATTTTTGGAATCCGGTCTCCCCTTGGCAGGACATATCCCAAAATCATAG
- a CDS encoding ABC transporter ATP-binding protein — protein MLKFISLLVFHLKNQLFKSKEEIHDPRLSSDEDLAKSILDFLSESLHIHSVPSQIIEGFRSLRSKYKSLSNQNFYEFLFAASHQYQIRINFVQKTLHDIRAYITQNSPFVFRVSNDDQKLAEFYAITSYQTSAYLVQPLHGFDNEGEWYSEKDLIKFMGLKSNKDSVDWIIAEPTFPFTTNKEISNSFSSVKNALKQISHLIRMESKDVWIVFIYGIGIGILSLVVPVATSSLVNIVAFGVLLQPVIILTLLVVFFLGFAGAMQTIQIYVVEILQRRVFVRIATEFAIKFPKIRQDVLDKHHNPELVNRFFDTMTIQKSIHSLLVDGLSVVLTTVIGFVLISFYHPIFIVFSFLILFIGGYWVTYRLGKPAAENYIKISKEKYKVAAWLEEISRHSALFHSTFGSNFALDKADSFIRDYLYARKKYFFNYIRQIIGLVGIQALASAIVLGLGGYLVIHRQLTIGQLVAAELVIAKVLSDISKFGKQLDSFYSLIAAVDKINSVFHLPTIPVKTVEFEKPEGPIQVQLSGIHYSLTNGHKIFNQFDLKVASGKSVGISSNTPYDAHILLDLICGMRTPTSGIVEYNHQNIHEVSKEQIHSVTFLIRGNEIFEGSILENIRVGREEISLIEIRKLLEELGIWETIQSLPNGIHTQLLTFGHPFDTIQTTVISVARAVLGNPKLLLIDGNLDLLPPNLLNACLKVLLQKNREWTLLIVSKSPAVLSQMDQILRLENDSHSLKANP, from the coding sequence ATGTTAAAATTTATAAGTCTTTTGGTATTTCACTTAAAGAACCAACTCTTCAAGTCCAAGGAAGAAATCCATGATCCGAGACTTTCTTCCGATGAAGATTTGGCAAAGTCCATTTTGGATTTTTTATCTGAGTCCTTACACATCCATTCTGTTCCAAGCCAAATTATTGAAGGTTTTCGTTCCCTACGAAGCAAATATAAATCACTTTCCAATCAGAACTTTTATGAGTTTTTATTTGCAGCCTCTCACCAGTATCAAATTCGTATCAATTTTGTCCAAAAAACCTTACATGACATAAGAGCCTATATCACACAAAATTCTCCATTTGTTTTTCGAGTTTCAAACGACGATCAAAAGTTAGCCGAATTTTATGCGATCACTAGTTACCAAACATCGGCTTACCTAGTACAACCACTTCATGGGTTCGATAACGAAGGAGAATGGTATTCTGAAAAAGACCTGATCAAGTTTATGGGACTCAAATCAAACAAAGATTCTGTGGACTGGATCATAGCAGAACCTACATTTCCTTTTACCACAAACAAGGAAATTTCAAACTCTTTTTCATCCGTTAAAAATGCTTTAAAACAAATTTCTCATTTGATCCGAATGGAATCTAAAGATGTTTGGATTGTTTTTATATACGGAATTGGAATTGGAATTTTATCATTAGTTGTCCCTGTTGCTACGTCTTCACTTGTTAACATCGTAGCGTTCGGTGTATTACTTCAACCAGTCATCATATTAACTTTGTTAGTTGTATTTTTTCTAGGTTTTGCGGGGGCTATGCAAACCATACAAATCTATGTTGTAGAAATTTTACAAAGACGTGTTTTTGTAAGAATTGCTACAGAGTTCGCAATTAAATTTCCCAAAATAAGACAAGATGTTTTGGATAAACACCACAATCCAGAATTAGTGAATCGTTTTTTTGATACGATGACCATTCAAAAATCTATCCATTCCTTGTTAGTTGATGGTCTATCCGTAGTTCTAACAACCGTAATTGGTTTTGTTCTCATTTCTTTTTACCATCCTATTTTCATTGTATTCTCATTTCTCATTTTATTTATAGGTGGATATTGGGTTACCTATCGTTTAGGAAAACCAGCAGCAGAAAACTATATCAAAATTTCGAAAGAAAAATATAAAGTTGCAGCTTGGTTAGAAGAAATATCTAGGCACTCTGCTTTATTTCACTCTACCTTCGGTTCCAATTTTGCTTTGGACAAAGCAGATTCATTTATTCGTGATTATTTGTATGCACGGAAAAAATATTTTTTTAACTATATTCGCCAAATCATTGGACTTGTAGGAATCCAAGCACTAGCAAGTGCCATTGTACTTGGATTAGGTGGTTATTTAGTCATCCACAGACAACTTACCATAGGCCAATTAGTGGCCGCAGAACTTGTAATCGCAAAGGTGCTTAGCGATATATCTAAGTTCGGAAAACAATTGGATAGTTTTTATAGTTTGATCGCTGCCGTAGATAAAATCAATTCTGTCTTTCACTTACCAACAATCCCTGTCAAAACAGTTGAATTTGAAAAACCGGAGGGTCCTATCCAAGTGCAACTATCGGGAATACATTATTCCCTTACCAACGGGCACAAAATTTTTAACCAATTTGATTTAAAAGTAGCTTCCGGTAAATCAGTTGGTATCTCATCCAACACTCCTTATGATGCGCATATTTTGTTAGATTTGATTTGTGGAATGCGCACTCCCACTTCTGGAATTGTAGAATACAACCACCAAAACATTCATGAAGTTTCCAAAGAACAAATTCATTCAGTTACTTTTCTAATCCGAGGTAATGAAATTTTTGAAGGAAGTATTCTTGAGAACATTCGAGTTGGCCGAGAAGAAATTTCTTTAATTGAAATAAGAAAACTTTTAGAAGAATTAGGAATTTGGGAGACCATTCAATCCTTACCAAATGGAATCCATACACAACTTCTAACATTTGGACATCCTTTCGATACAATCCAAACAACTGTGATTTCTGTTGCGAGGGCCGTTCTCGGCAATCCAAAACTACTGTTAATCGATGGAAATTTAGATCTATTGCCACCGAATTTACTTAACGCATGTCTTAAAGTTTTATTGCAAAAAAATCGGGAATGGACACTCTTAATTGTTTCCAAATCCCCAGCTGTCCTTTCGCAAATGGATCAAATTTTACGATTGGAAAACGACTCCCATTCCTTAAAAGCAAACCCTTAA